The nucleotide sequence GCCAGCACTTGCCCAGGGGAACATGCGCAGGAAGGTGCTTGCGCTGCTGGCCTGTTCACTTCTGCCTTCGGTGTTTGTTACCCTCTGGCTCTCGAATGTCCAAGTTCCAAAGGTCGTCCGGGAGATCAACTGCGAAACATCCGCCGCAGTTGGCGCGATAGTGAGAACGGAGGCATCCGAAGACTACGAGCTGATAGCCCGGGCAGCTGATGAGGGCATCGTCGATGGGAGGTCAGGTGCGGAAGAGGTTGACCTTGATGAGATACTGGCGTGTCTCTGCAAGCTCAGTTCCTCGGAGGTCACTGTGCTTCGCTCTGATTCAGCCGTTATTGCGTCTACGCTCTCCGAGGGCGACCGCGCCAACATCAAAATGCCTTCGAAGTTGGCGCACGATCTTGCGAGCGAAGACGTGGCGGCATTTCGTGCGAGCGTCAAGGGAGTGCCAAAGGAGACTGCTGCAGTTGCTCTGAGGCGTGACTCCAGGCTGGTTGGGTGGCTGACCATGACCAGGGACTGCAGCGCCTGCGACAACCGTGTTGTGGGCTACAAGTTCGGCGTTCTCGGCATCCTCGCTGGTGTCGTGCTGGCGTGCGGGGTCTGCTTCTTTACGGTGGCCAATGCTGATAGACCAAGCGTGCTCAAAAGATCGTTCGTAGGTTACGGTTTCGTCGCTCCTTCGTTGATCCACCTCGTGTGGTGGGGACTGCTGCCACTGGTGTTCGCACTATACTTAGCGTTCCACAGCTGGAGCATTGTGACGCCGGCAAGGCCATTCGTTGGACTAGACAACTTTCGGGAAGTCTTCCACGATCGGATCTACTGGAACGCCATGAAGAACACCGTGATATTCCTGTTGCACATACCCTTTGGAATGGCGCTGTCTCTTGCCATTGCGCTCGCTCTAAAGCGTCAGGTGAGAGGCATTACTGTGTGGAGGGCCGTGTACTATCTCCCGGCTGTCACATCGAGCGTAGTGACATCGATCATGTGGAAATGGATGTACAACCCCGAGTTTGGGCTCTTCAACTATCTTCTTGGATGGATAGGGCTGGGTCCGTATCCGTGGTTGACGAGGCCGGGCTGGGCGATGCTGTCACTCCTGATCATGACTATATGGCAGAACATGGGGCAGGACATGCTGATATTCCTATCGGGGTTGCAGAGCATTCCATCCGAGTACTACGAAGCGGCTAGCCTAGACGGCGCCGACGGGTTCAGGAAATTCTGGCACATTACGCTGCCTTTGCTGAGGCCCACGACCTTCTTCATACTCGTTACCTCGGTCATTGGTTCGTTTCAGGTCTTCACGCCCGTGTACGTTCTCACAGGCGGTGGCCCGTTGCGCAGCACCGATGTCGTGGTATACCGCATCTATCAGACTGCATGGGTGGACATGAGAATGGGTTACGCGTCAGCACAGTCCTGGGTGCTGTTTGCCATTATCTTGGTATTCACTATGATCCAGTTCAAACTGATGGGCAAGGAAGTCAGGTATGTGTAGGTGGGCAAGAGAGGGTGACGAGTGTGGCCCATAGCTTAAAGAGGAAACTTGTGCAGCGCACAGGCAGTGGAATAGCCCTGATCCTGATGGTGATCTTGGCGGTGAGTTGCCTCATTCCATTCCTGTGGATGATAGCTGTATCTTTGATGACGCAGTTTGAGGCGTTCCATTATCCGCCGAGCCTGATTCCGTCATCTCCACAGTGGGACAACTACTCAAATGCCATGACGGCCCTTCCTTTCGGTAGGTTCTTTCTCAATTCTGCGATCATGACCGTATTCACAATGGTGGGGCAGCTGTTTGTCATATCTACAGGCGCATACGCGTTCTCACGGCTCAAGTTCCCCGGGCGGGATGGCCTTTTCAAGTTCTACCTGCTGTTCATGATGCTTCCCGGCGTAGTCACGTTGAT is from Clostridia bacterium and encodes:
- a CDS encoding sugar ABC transporter permease, with the protein product MHKRLTITAAAVALALTLICFIVVDLYTSRTVLGAYKSAAIGMADVAKGYYLNWKRELEAETARFAAILEGADAEQLRNRAGLIEAPSDMRRLALVSEHGETIWLQGVATASGNDLCDSLMLEAALSGRCVSDPELAEGEVLMVSASPFSTADGQTWAVVVSSAFGNRYVDTLASIAHKDVLFMLDDKVAACSRKDLTEGDFALPASFLDSITHKLDADVTEIRHNGEACLVSAVPVLDFDEWSIKGYIGVSTAKASAGAHLDRARLWFWLGASVALALLAAGMWSAVCRIDKRLSDRGRAAAGASGEPALAQGNMRRKVLALLACSLLPSVFVTLWLSNVQVPKVVREINCETSAAVGAIVRTEASEDYELIARAADEGIVDGRSGAEEVDLDEILACLCKLSSSEVTVLRSDSAVIASTLSEGDRANIKMPSKLAHDLASEDVAAFRASVKGVPKETAAVALRRDSRLVGWLTMTRDCSACDNRVVGYKFGVLGILAGVVLACGVCFFTVANADRPSVLKRSFVGYGFVAPSLIHLVWWGLLPLVFALYLAFHSWSIVTPARPFVGLDNFREVFHDRIYWNAMKNTVIFLLHIPFGMALSLAIALALKRQVRGITVWRAVYYLPAVTSSVVTSIMWKWMYNPEFGLFNYLLGWIGLGPYPWLTRPGWAMLSLLIMTIWQNMGQDMLIFLSGLQSIPSEYYEAASLDGADGFRKFWHITLPLLRPTTFFILVTSVIGSFQVFTPVYVLTGGGPLRSTDVVVYRIYQTAWVDMRMGYASAQSWVLFAIILVFTMIQFKLMGKEVRYV
- a CDS encoding carbohydrate ABC transporter permease, yielding MTSVAHSLKRKLVQRTGSGIALILMVILAVSCLIPFLWMIAVSLMTQFEAFHYPPSLIPSSPQWDNYSNAMTALPFGRFFLNSAIMTVFTMVGQLFVISTGAYAFSRLKFPGRDGLFKFYLLFMMLPGVVTL